The Penaeus vannamei isolate JL-2024 unplaced genomic scaffold, ASM4276789v1 unanchor82, whole genome shotgun sequence DNA window AATACCAAGGGGAAAATGAGGGCCGCAGGCGGGAGCCCTGGGCATGTTGAGGAGGCGCAGTGCGTCGTCTGAGAGGGTAGATGTCTGTAGGATATtcggggaaaaaaaacacacgaaacacacacacagccacatgaacaatgaaaatatgtacacatgcaaaacgcgcacatacatactgtgcgctatgatgaaaataaaataaaacgcaaaaggagaaaaaaggggagtaaGATGGTGTTAAGAaatggaagtagaagaagagtagTAGAAGGAAACGCAaattgagagggggaaagggagagagatattagaAATGGGAAAAAGGGTAAGAGAATGGGTATTAGGGCAGGGTATATGGGCAGGGGGAAATGATGCTACGGTGGTGGGAAATTGTCTTTGATAAGCTTTTACATTTCCTCTTCATGCCTTCTGtgtgggatggtggggtggggtgaaacAACATTAataggggtttgggggagggtgaagtggggatgggggtagagtGGGGGGAAGCTGACTTCAGTAAAGGAAAGACGGGCAAAgacgaagagggggtggggatagagaaaagataaagagggaaggaaataaccgggggaaaggggaaaggggggtgggggtttaacACAAGTGAGAATGGGAGGCAGAAAAAGGGGAAATCAAATTTTTAATGAAGTAAAAAAgatagcgagagaaggaaaaggggggatgtgatggggggacagggggaggggaaaggactgaatggggggaagagaagggaggaggaggtagggagagagacggggaaagagggaATCCAACCTAgcaagggggaatgggaggaaaggaaaacaaaaaggggagggaaggggaggggaaggggatttagtaagggggacgggggggattAGAttaaatgggagggggggggggaagaaaaatcaAATGATAAGAGGCTTAGTGATAAGCTGCTGGGGAAGTCAGGGCTGATAACTTCATGTCATCTTACCCCCTTAGTTTGGAATATTAGACGAGGGGTTATCAtgtgatcctttttttttttatcctttttaagaTCTGATCATCGGCTGCGTTTTAattggtttcttttttcttttattattattattttttttttattctatttcaccactgttttttttgcttgtttttaaaattttttttgtttagttggCTTGGGGTTAGTGTTCAATTACATATGTGGTAGATAGCGTCTTGGTAGGCGATAGGGGTTATTTTTCCACTTCAGAAAGAGGAAACCCCCCCATGACgtttttaccctttctctctccttattcttctaaaAGCGTTTTAGAATTTAGAATAGATAAttgtttatgatgttttttttaaatattgggaataagggaaaaaaagagaaaatctacATCCTTTTAGACGGACATTTTTTTTGAATTGAACAgagaccccatccccccccctccccttttcccacgaTCCCCCCGCCCAAACACCCATGGTTGAAATCCCCCTAGCACGCACTAAAGCCCCGGGAGCCCAAAAACACGCTTGCAACGCTAAATGATCCCTAAAATACGCTCAACGCCCCATTGCCCACATCCACACCGTCAGCAGCCCACCCACGCCCCACATTCCCGCCCATTCTCACCTCACGACCCCCACCCATACCCTAAACGGCAACGACCCCACCATGCCCTCAACGCCAGCACATCGACCCCCCCACCCACGACTTCAACGCCAAAcgacccccacccacgccccacaTTCCCCGCCCATTCCCCGCCTCGACCACCCCACCATGCCCTAAACGCAATGACCCCCACCCATGCCCTCAACATAAAGCATCGACCCCACCCACCGACTTCAACGCCAAAcgacccccacccacgccccacaTTCCCCGCCCATTCCCACCTCGACCCCCACCCATACCCTAAAAAACCCGCCCAAACGAAAACCCCCCACCATGCCCTCAACGCCAAAGCATCGACCCACACCCACGACTTCGCGCCAAACAGATCTTACCACGCCCCACATTCCCCGCCCATTCCCACCCTCACGACCCCCACCCATGCCCTTTAAACGCAATGACCCCCACCCATGCCCCTCAACATAAAAGCATCGACCCCCACCCACGACTTCAACGCCAAACGACCCCCACCCACGCCTACATTCCCCGCCCATTCCGCCTCACGACCCCCACCCATGCCCCTAAACATAACGACCCCCACCCATGCCCTCAACGCCAAAGCATCGACCCCCACCCACGACTTCAACGCCAAAcgacccccacccacgccccacaTTCCCCCCTCACGACCCTTACCCATGCCCTCAACGCAACGACCCCCACCCACGACTTCAACGCCAGACGCCCCCACTCACGCCCTCAGCAGATAATTAAGAAACGACACATCCAAACGTTAACAGCAGCACATAATCGCCTATGTTGCAGAGTGCTGCGGTGCCTCTGCAACATTGGCTATATCTGTCAGGAGACTGTAAGTGGTTAGGCTGCTGCTGCATCTCAGCATGAGCCCCCGAAACGGACGCTTTGTGCTTCATGtacttctctccattccttcccttcattcattcatccattcttcattttttctcatcctcttttcattcctccttttctttcttcttcctttcttagtgAGAGAGAAACGAGGCGTTTTGTGGTTTATGTACTtatctccattcctttccttcgtcctttcattcattatttttttttatcatcccctcattcctccttttttccctttcccttcctcttttagtGGTGTGAGTCGATCAGTTAGTTTTCTGTTTAGTCAGTTAGTCACTCACAAACTTGCACACGTCAGCTAGTCATTTGGCAAACTAGTATTTAGTCAGCAACCCAGACAGCAGTCAGTCAGACAAGTCAGTCAGGTAGGAGCAGCTAATCAGTCCGTCAGCCAGGCAGTCACTCAAGACAAGTCAATTACTCAATCACTCAGCCCTCCAGTTAGTCGGtcggtcagttagtcagtcaatcAGTTATTCACTTACTTACCCAGCccgccagtcagtcagtcagtcgccCCCACTCCAGCACCAGTCAGTCAGTTCTGGTCGGTCAAGTCAGGGAGACTCGCCACTTTTCCGGCCAAGCAAACCCCTCTCAAAACAAGGCTCTCAAGGAAGCAGAGGCTGGCGGCGGCGCTCGAGTGCGGAGCCGTGTTTTGGGCGGACCGCCGCTGGAGGGCAGGCACGGGCAgaggaggctgaaggaggggCGGCGATGAGGATCTGCAAAGAGGCGCGAGGGATTCTTCAAAGGATTTGTGAGACtttgtatttgtgattttttctcgaaagtgttggggaagaggatggtggtcttgcgtagaagaggaagagtggtgATTAGAAACGggcgagggaaaggaaaaagtagggagagaagaaaaggggaaaaaagagagagaaataaagagaggagcgaatgagagagagagactcggcaAATTTGGTTCTTCCAGACGCCTCCAGACTTTCGGGAATCCCacagggaatggaagggagacactgaaggacgaggaagaggcggCGGCGgttggggatgagaggaggaggaaggaagaagcgagggggcgaatagaagggagaaggagataggaggaataGGTGAGAGGGGCgaatggaaggaggaataggTGAGAGGGGcgattggagggaggaagagacaaggggacggatgggaggaggaaggaggaggattggtGAGAGGTGCgactggaagaagggagggggaagaggcacaatagtaggaggaagaggcgagggagatgaatggaggataaagagaaagggaggggtataGCAAGAGGCAAgaggattgaggaagagagaggaggaggaatggagaagagtcaaggaggaggaacggaagaggGAGGATCGAAGATGATGAGGAACGGGTAACAGAGGGGAACAATGGATGAGgatgaggcgagggagaggaatggaggagaaggaaagaaaagaggaaaaggagaactgTAGGAAGATGCAGGAAAGTATGgcagagaaaaatggaaggaggaaaaagggagagaggagaatggaggaagaaatagaCCTTGAGCCGCGTCACTTCTGCAGATCTCCGGGGATCTCGATGTGACCGATTTGCGCCGATCCGCACGGGCGTCAGCTGGACGGCTCCGCGGCTCGGACCCGGCTCACGCGGCCCTCGAGTGGGAGCTTTTTCGAGGTTGAATTTTTTCGAGGTTAAGCTTTTTTGCATTGGGCATTCGCTTCGCCTGCGCCCATGGATACGTACCAGCTTACATACATGCCATACGCCTGCACATGTGAACTCCAACATGGCT harbors:
- the LOC113819088 gene encoding uncharacterized protein, with the protein product MIPKIRSTPHCPHPHRQQPTHAPHSRPFSPHDPHPYPKRQRPHHALNASTSTPPPTTSTPNDPHPRPTFPAHSPPRPPHHALNAMTPTHALNIKHRPHPPTSTPNDPHPRPTFPAHSHLDPHPYPKKPAQTKTPHHALNAKASTHTHDFAPNRSYHAPHSPPIPTLTTPTHAL